GTTTTAAGCCAATGGTAATAAGCATTTTTACTAACCTTCATGCATTTGCACATCTTTTCGACAGGATAAGTATTTTTGTTTGATAAAATGAAGTTATACCTTATCTGTCGCTCTTGGAAAAGATGCTCACCGCCTTTTTTAAGATGTCACGTTCCATTTTAACATCTCTTAATTCCTTTTTTAATGCTATAAGTTCTTGATGTTCTTTGGATCTAGGTTCATTTTTAGAAAAATCTCCTCCTTTTAAATCATACTCTTGTTTCCATCTATTAATAACACTTGTATGAACTCCATATTCTTCACTCAGTTGTTTTGTTCGTATACCAGATTTTGATAAATCTAATATCATCGATTTAAACTCGTTGTCATATTTTTTTCCCATAATTCAAATATAGTTTATACTCTATATAAAACCGTCACAACAAAGGTAGACACTTCACTTACGATTTCGGACTTTTTGCAGTTCGAAAGCAATACGGCGGATTTTTAAAATTTACCGCAAATCAGAATCTAAAAATTAGTTTTTTAAAAATTGTTTAGCAGATTCTTAAAAATATCACGTGCGCCAACAAAATGTATAAAAAATTGCTATTTTAGGCAAAAGTTAAGGGCAAGTGCTTTTTTGCTAGCTGCTGATTTTCCTTCGGAAAATCCTCGCATGCAAAAACGCAACTTTCCATACACGAGACCGTTAGCGTACATGGTTTACTCAAATCTCCGTATTCAAGAACTTAACGCAACAAATCTAAATTAATAGATTTGTAATTATGGTACGAAAAAAAACAGGTAGACTTACCCTTAAAGAAAGAATACAGATTGAGACTCTTTTAACTGAAAAAAAGAATAAATCATACATCGCTATAACCATTAACAGAGCTCGATCTACGGTTACAAGAGAAGTTAATAAATGGGTGCAAACAGATAGAGATAAATACTCAGCAGAACTAGCTCATTGGTGCGCCAAAGATGATTACCTAAACAAAAGAAATATTGATAAAATATCTAAGTACCCTAGACTTCGAATTTATGTCTATAGGGGCTTATTATCACAATGGACTCCTGAACAAATTGCTGGAAGACTAAAAGAAGAATTCCCAAATGATCCTATAATGTCTATTTCTCACGAATCAATTTATAGGTACATATATGCAAAGCCTCAAGCTAGTTTAAATAAAAAACTAATTAAGCTCCTCGTACGCAAAAAAACAAGACGTAGACCCTCTAAAAAAAGACGCAGAACAGGATCTAAAATATTAAACCAAGTCAGTATAGACCTAAGGCCCGAGCATATTAACCTAAGAAATGAAATCGGACACTGGAAAGGAGATTTAATGATTGGGAAGGATCAAAAATCGGCTATTGGAACTATCGTAGAACGCAAATCTAGATATACATTAATTATCAAACTAAAAGCCAGGAACTCTAAGGAAATTGCTAAAATGTTTTCTAAAGAACTTAACAAACTAGATCCCATATTCAAAAAATCTATGACCTACGATAATGGAATTGAAATGGCAAGACACGAAACAATTACCAAGAAAACAGGTATGAAAATTTACTTTGCACACCCCTATTCTTCTTGGGAAAGAGGTACCAATGAAAACACTAACGGACTCATCAGAAGGTACCTCCCAAAAGGAACAGATTTTAACAAAATTGACTTAAATACATTCATCGAAATTCAAGAAAAATTAAACAATAGACCTCGTAAAATTATTGGATTTAAAACCCCTAATGAAGTTATGATAAAAGAACTAAAAATTGTAGCTTAGACTCATACAAAAAAAAGCAACGTTTGTTGCGTTAGAACCTTGAATGCAGCGAATAAAAGTAAAAACTTTAGCGGACACCCCATAATCAAACAGGTATTAAATTTCATTTTGCCCAAAGATGTTCATCGGACAGCCAAAAAGCACAACAGCGATCGCTATACCAAAAAGTTTACCACCTATGAGCATTTGGCCACTATGGTATTTACCGTGATCAGTGGCTGTAGCTCACTTCGTGAGGTTTCCAGTATTATGCTTGCCTGCGAGGGAAAGATCAACCATCTAGGACTCACGGACTTTCCAAAACGCAGTACCTTGTCAGATGCTAACAGGAGAAGAAGCTCTGAAGTATTTGCCGATATTTATCATTTACTCTACAAACGTTACCATCGCTTTTTATCGGACAGCAGACCCTTAGAACCTGCAGTGAAGAACCTTAAAATCGTTGATTCCTCGACCATCCCCCTATTTAGCGACATTCTTAAAGGTGTAGGAAGGAACCCGCTCAACGGCAAAAAGAAAGGAGGTATCAAGATGCATACTATGATAAACGTCATGGAAGACGTTCCTTGTCTGATTAAGTTTTCAAGCGCGGCCACGCACGACCACACCTTTTTAAAAGACCTGGAACTCAAGAAGGGCTCTTATGTGGTTTTTGACAAAGGGTATGTGGATTATGAGCAATACCAAAAATGGACACTGGAAGATGTTTACTTTGTGACTCGGCAAAAGGACAATGCTCGCTATACAAGCCTTGAAGAGTTTGATATCTCCAATAAAGTGGACGATGCTGTCCTAAAGGACGAAAAAATAGGGCTTACGGACAAAAACGGCAATGCTTTTTCCCTGAGGAGAATCGCTTTTTGGCACGAAAAGCACCAAAAAGTTTATGAGTTCATCACTAATAATTATGATCTTGATGCAGACAAAATAGCCGACATCTATAAAAATAGGTGGCAGATTGAGACGATGTTCAAGCGGCTTAAACAGAACTTTCCGCTAAAGTATTTTTTGGGAGACAATCAAAATGCCATCGAAATACAAATCTGGGTCAGTTTGATAATCCAGCTCATTATGCTTGTGATCCAGAGAAAAGCCCAAAGAAACTGGGCTTATTCCAATATGATGTCCGTCATACGATACCATTTGATGACATATATCGATTTGTTCAAATTCCTGAAAAACCCAGAGAGTTTATCCAAAATTTTGTGTTTTTGAAAAATAATTTCAAAATTCATAGGTTAAAATAATATAGATTATAACCTGTTTGGAAAACAAATATACAATTGATTGTAAATTTGGCCCCATTTAAATCGTGTTTTCTTCCATTTTTTGCTGATGCTTTGAGCTGCTAAATATATGGATTTCAGTGCTGCATCATCATGAGGAAAGACTTTTTTGTTGCGTGTATATTTTCTTAAACTGGCATTAAAACTCTCAATGATATTGGTAGTATATATAAGTTTTCTAATCTCTTTTGGGTAGTTTAAAAACGAGGTCAAATTATCCCAATTGTTTTCCCAAGACTGTACGGCAGAGAGGTATTTATCTTCCCAATTTTGTTTAAAGACTTCGAAAGCCTCTAAAGCGAATTTCTCATTATCGGCTTGATAAATAGCTTTAATATCGACCATTATTGATTTACGGTCCTTATAGCTCACATATTTTAAAGAGTTTCTAATTTGATGTACGATACATATTTGACGTATACTACCTGGAAAAATAGCTTCTACAGCTTTATCTAATCCAGAGAGGTTATCCGAACACAGAAAGAAGATATCTTTTACGCCTCTAGAGCGCAGATCGTCTAAAATGGACATCCAAGCAGCTGCCTTTTCTGTCTCCACAATACTCATGCTCAAAATATCTTGTTGCCCTTCGGTATTCACCCCTAAAACTATCATACAGGCTTTAGATATTACCTTGCCTTCTTGACGTATTTTATAATGAATAGCATCTATCCAGACAATGGGATATACGTCTTCTAAAGGTCTATTCTGCCATTGTTTGATGTCTTCCAATAATTGATTGGTGATAATGGATACCTGTGATGTGGAATACTGCACTCCATAGGTACTTTCAATAAAATCAATAATATCGCTATTGCTCATACCTTTGGCGTAAAGCAGTTGAATACAATCTTCTAATTCTTGACTAATCGATTGATGTTTGGGGACAATAACAGGCTCAAAGCTCGCTTGACGATCTCTGGGGATTTTGATGCGTTGTTCGCCGTTATGAGTCTTGATAGTTTTCTCTGAGAAACCATTGCGCTGGTTGTTCTCAATTACAGAACCTCCTTTTTGAAACCCTAAGTGGGCAGTCATTTCTGCTTTTAAAAGTGATTCAATACCACGTTTAAGCAACTGTTCCTTGACCTGGTCAAAGTCCTCCTTGTTGCTGATTTTGCCGATCAAGGCGTCTAATTGTTTTTCTAAGTCTGAGTTCATAAAATAAAAATTTAAAAGTAAATTTTTTGCCTATGAATTTCAAAATCATTTTTAAACTAACTAACAGCAAAAACACAAAATAGTTTACAGTCCCAACCCAGAAGCTAATTGGGAAGAGATTACAACCAAAAACATTGGGCAATTAAGCCTTTTTGACCCATAAGGAGGTTCTGTTTTCAAAATAAAGAGTGCGATCAATAAAAAAGGTCAACACCAAAGCTTTTTTAGCTAATTCTGTTTTTTATCGGACAACAATAATTTAAAATGCACAACGGGTTGGTAGTTATTATTTTTAGCTGTCTTGATAGCCTCATTTTCTAGTTCTAGAGCTTGCCAGCGGTATTTTACTCTAATATCTTGTACAGCATCAGAAGCTAGTTGTTGTACATGAAAGCGATCAATGACTTGCACGGCTCTTGGGAAGCTCTTCTTTGCAATTAGTTTCATGCCACCGGCCATAACTAAGGTTATTTCTTCTACCAACCTCCGCTTGCCTTCAGGTATCTTTTTAAGATATTTAATAACCTCTTCAGACTTAGTTCCTGAAATAATAGCTACAATAGAACCTGCTCTACCTTTGGCTTTTTTATTGGTTACTACGGTGTATAACTCTCCTTGTGAAAGTGCTATTTCATCTATAGATAATCGTTTGCCAATATTTTGAGGGTAGACTAACCATTTGGTGGATTGCTCAAGGTATTCCCAATCTTTAAATTCACTTAAATAATCTCGATATTGGCGCTGTAGCTTTTTACCATCTAAACCATACAAATTAGCTATAGTTTGCGTGCTAGTATTGTTATTATCGATTAATTTCTTTTAAAAAAGCGGCAAACTCGGTGGTCATACGAGTGCCTTTTGCTACATTATTCCAGTCTCTTTGCAGGGTTTCTTTTGTGTCTACATCACGCCATCTGCGGCGCTTTAAATGCAGATAAACTAGTTTCCCCCTAAGTGGAAAATCCTCGATAATTATTTCTTTATGAAAACCTTTAGATTCTACTTTACGTGTTTTAAAACTATTTGGGATAATGTTCTTCTCTTCGAAATACAACCGAAGTTTATCTTCTTTTGAAGAACTATTTTTAAAACTAAAATGAGCTACCAGAAAATCAGGTAGTAATAAGGATAATAAATCTTTAGAAATTTCTACGGAATTTAATTTTTTCCAAAGATAAAATTATTTTTACTCCCCAACTTTTGTGCTTGATCCCTTAGAGAGGCTACCAAAAAATGGTCGATGCCTATTAGGAACTGGGGCATTATTTTAAACCAGTTTTTAACTATATTTGAAAAAAGGGTTCAACTTTAAAAAAGCTAAACCCTAGATTTATAACTTACACACTTTTCGGGATAGTGTCCCTCTATAGATTAACTACTATTTTTGCTTAATTCTAAAATCCCCCAACTTTTGCTCTTGATCCAACTTTTGTTCTTGATCCGTGATAATTTCTAATCAAGGTTCCAGAAAGTATCAAACAAAAAAAAGCCTCCCTGCAAATTGCAAAGAGGCTTTAAAGTTTACTGTGACCGGGCTGGGGCTCGAACCCAGGACCCTCTCCTTAAAAGGGAGATGCTCTACCAACTGAGCTACCAGGTCAGTTTTGGTTGTTGGTTTCTGGTTTTTAGTTATTGGTGTTACTAATAACCATCAACCAATAACTAGTAACCATTAAAAATAAAAATCCTCAACAAATAAATGTTGAGGATTTGAAAAAGGCAACGACCTACTCTCCCACTAATGTAGTACCATCGGCGCTAATGGGCTTAACTTCTCTGTTCGGAATGGTAAGAGGTGAGCCCCATCGCTATAACCACCTTAAGTTGTTCAATTCCTGCGTAGGCAGGAATCTCTTTAAAGAACCTTTACCCTAGCTTGGAAAAGATTCCCGTTTACACGGGAATAAATATTTTAACATATTGAAATAAGATCATGATTTGATAATAATAATGTATTGAACTCTACTTCCTAGCACTGAGCTTGTCGAAGTGTTTAAAAAAACAGGCGTACAATAAGCCTATGGGTTATTAGTACTACTCGGCTATGACATTACTGCCTTTACACCTATAGCCTATCAACGTGATAATCTCTCACGACCCTTTAAAGAAATCTCATCTTGTGGTGGGTTTCGCGCTTATATGCTTTCAGCGCTTATCCCTTCCAAACGTAGCTACTCTGCAATGCTCCTGGCGGAACAACAGATACACCAGAGGTTTGTCCAACTCGGTCCTCTCGTACTAGAGTCAGATCCACTCAAATTTCTAACGCCCACTGTAGATAGAGACCGAACTGTCTCACGACGTTCTGAACCCAGCTCGCGTGCCACTTTAATGGGCGAACAGCCCAACCCTTGGGACCTTCTCCAGCCCCAGGATGTGACGAGCCGACATCGAGGTGCCAAACCCCCCCGTCGATATGAGCTCTTGGGGGAGATCAGCCTGTTATCCCCGGCGTACCTTTTATCCTTTGAGCGATGGCCCTTCCATGCGGAACCACCGGATCACTATGCTCTACTTTCGTACCTGATCGACTTGTAGGTCTCTCAGTCAAGCTCCCTTATGCCATTGCACTCTACGCACGGTTACCAAGCGTGCTGAGGGAACCTTTAGAAGCCTCCGTTACTCTTTTGGAGGCGACCACCCCAGTCAAACTACCCACCAAGCACTGTCCCTTCAAAAGAAGGTTAGACTCTAGATAAGCAAAGGGTGGTATTTCAACAATGACTCCACAACGCCTGGCGACGCCGCTTCAAAGTCTCCCACCTATCCTACACATTACTTATCCAAAACCAATACTAAGCTATAGTAAAGGTGCACGGGGTCTTTTCGTCCCACAGCGGGTAATCGGCATCTTCACCGATACTACAATTTCACCGAGCTCATGGCTGAGACAGTGTCCAGATCGTTGCACCATTCGTGCAGGTCGGAACTTACCCGACAAGGAATTTCGCTACCTTAGGACCGTTATAGTTACGGCCGCCGTTTACTGGGGCTTCATTTGAGATCTTCGCCGAAGCTAAACCCTCCACTTAACCTTCCAGCACCGGGCAGGTGTCAGGCCATATACATCATCTTTCAATTTAGCATAGCCCTGTGTTTTTGATAAACAGTCGCCTGGACCTTTTCACTGCGGCCACCCCGAAGGGTGGCGACTCTTCTCCCGAAGTTACGAGTCTATTTTGCCTAATTCCTTAGCCATGAATCTCTCGAGCACCTTAGAATTCTCATCCCAACTACCTGTGTCGGTTTAGGGTACGGGCTGCTTCACTCGCTTTTCTTGGAAGTCGCTTCTCTGGATTATCACCGTGACCGAAGTCTTAGTGTACTATCGCGGTATTACTACTCGCTTCAACGAACTATTCCGTCAGTTCGCACCAAATATACGCCTCCGTCACTTTTATCGTGAGCAGGTACTGGAATATTAACCAGTTGTCCATCCACTACCCCTTTCGGGTTCGCGTTAGGTCCCGACTAACCCTCAGCTGATTAGCATAGCTGAGGAAACCTTAGTCTTTCGGTGTGCGGGTTTCTCGCCCGCATTATCGTTACTTATGCCTACATTTTCTTTTGTAGCTTCTCCAGCATCCCTCACAGAACACCTTCGACGACACTACAATGCTCCCCTACCACTTTTACAAGTCCATAGCTTCGGTAGTATGTTTATGCCCGATTATTATCCATGCCGAACCGCTCGACTAGTGAGCTGTTACGCACTCTTTAAATGAATGGCTGCTTCCAAGCCAACATCCTAGCTGTCAAAGCAGTTCAACCGCGTTATTTCAACTTAACATACATTTGGGGACCTTAGCTGATGGTCTGGGTTCTTTCCCTCTCGGACATGGACCTTAGCACCCATGCCCTCACTGCTGCAAAACATTTTATAGCATTCGGAGTTTGTCAGGAATTGGTAGGCGGTGAAGCCCCCGCATCCAATCAGTAGCTCTACCTCTATAAAACTATGTTGCAACGCTGCACCTAAATGCATTTCGGGGAGTACGAGCTATTTCCGAGTTTGATTGGCCTTTCACCCCTACCCACAGGTCATCCGAAGACTTTTCAACGTCAACCGGTTCGGTCCTCCACTGTATGTTACTACAGCTTCAACCTGCCCATGGGTAGATCACACGGTTTCGCGTCTACCACTACTAACTATACGCCCTATTCAGACTCGCTTTCGCTACGGATCCATACCTGAAGTACTTAACCTTGCTAGCAACGGTAACTCGTAGGCTCATTATGCAAAAGGCACGCCGTCACCCCAAAGGGCTCCGACCGCTTGTAAGCGTATGGTTTCAGGTTCTATTTCACTCCCTTATTCAGGGTTCTTTTCACCTTTCCCTCACGGTACTAGTTCACTATCGGTCTCTCAGGAGTATTTAGCCTTATCGGATGGTCCCGACTGTTTCATACAGGATTACTCGTGTCCCGCACTACTCAGGATACCACTATATCCACAATCTTTACTTATACCGGGCTATCACCGTCTTTGGCCCCTCTTTCCAAAGGGTTCTAATTCATCATGCTTCTAATCTCGTGGTCCTACAACCCCAATATTGCCGTAACAACATTGGTTTGGGCTAATCCGCGTTCGCTCGCCACTACTAACGGAATCACTTTTGTTTTCTTCTCCTCCGGGTACTTAGATGTTTCAGTTCTCCGGGTTCGCCTCCTTGCGGATACTATATCTTCAATATAGTGGGTTGCCCCATTCGGATATCTACGGATCAATTCGTGTGTGCCGATCCCCGTAGCTTTTCGCAGCTTATCACGTCCTTCATCGCCTCTGAGAGCCTAGGCATTCCCCATACGCCCTTATTTAGCTTATTGTACTTTTTGCTTTTTTAATGAGTTATAATCAATTGAATATTTCCTATTGATTATTGATTAATTAGATATCGCTCGTACTGATTCTAATTAATCCAAATTATTATTACTTAAATAAATTCTAGTTTTAACTAGTTTATTTTCATGTATCTTGTTTCAATATGTCAATGAACGTTTTATCCTGAATTCGTTTCAGAATCTCTTTAATAAAACCTAAGTCCTAGTAAAAAGGTACCGAAATAAATTCGGCACTTCGTGGAGAATATCGGAGTCGAACCGATGACCTCCTGCGTGCAAGGCAGGCGCTCTAGCCAGCTGAGCTAATCCCCCGTTTGTTTCAGTAATTAAGTTAACAGTTACCAGTTAACAGTACTTATAACGGCTACTCAACCTCTAAAATTTCCTTTTTTTTTATGAACGTATTTTTAATTGTTAATTATCAATTGATAATTGTCAATTAAACAGTAGTCTCAGGCAGACTCGAACTGCCGACCTCTACATTATCAGTGTAGCGCTCTAACCAGCTGAGCTATGAGACTGTTTGCAGACTCAAGACTTTTAGACTCAAGATTCAAGACTTAAAGTCTTGGCTCTTGCTTCTTGTCATCTTGTTTCTATTTTTTAAATTAACAGCAATGAGAATAAACTATCTTTCGTAATAGTTATTGATACTTATTAGTCGTCTTTCTCTAGAAAGGAGGTGTTCCAGCCGCACCTTCCGGTACGGCTACCTTGTTACGACTTAGCCCTAGTTACCGATTTTACCCTAGGCCGCTCCTTGCGGTGACGGACTTCAGGCACTCCCAGCTTCCATGGCTTGACGGGCGGTGTGTACAAGGCCCGGGAACGTATTCACCGCATCATGGCTGATATGCGATTACTAGCGATTCCAGCTTCACGGAGTCGAGTTGCAGACTCCGATCCGAACTGTGATAGGGTTTATAGATTCGCTCCTTCTCGCGAAGTGGCTGCTCTCTGTCCCTACCATTGTAGCACGTGTGTAGCCCAGGACGTAAGGGCCGTGATGATTTGACGTCATCCCCACCTTCCTCACAGTTTGCACTGGCAGTCTTGTTAGAGTTCCCGACATGACTCGCTGGCAACTAACAACAGGGGTTGCGCTCGTTATAGGACTTAACCTGACACCTCACGGCACGAGCTGACGACAACCATGCAGCACCTTGTAAGTAGTCCGAAGAAATAGCTATCTCTAACTAATGCAACTTACATTTAAGCCCTGGTAAGGTTCCTCGCGTATCATCGAATTAAACCACATGCTCCACCGCTTGTGCGGGCCCCCGTCAATTCCTTTGAGTTTCATTCTTGCGAACGTACTCCCCAGGTGGGATACTTATCACTTTCGCTTAGCCACTCAGATAAATCCGAACAGCTAGTATCCATCGTTTACGGCGTAGACTACCGGGGTATCTAATCCCGTTCGCTACCTACGCTTTCGTCCATCAGTGTCAATACATTATTAGTGATCTGCCTTCGCAATTGGTATTCTATGTAATATCTATGCATTTCACCGCTACACTACATATTCTAACCACTTCATAATGATTCAAGATAACCAGTATCAAGGGCAATTTTACAGTTGAGCTGCAAACTTTCACCCCTGACTTAATCATCCACCTACGGACCCTTTAAACCCAATGATTCCGGATAACGCTTGGATCCTCCGTATTACCGCGGCTGCTGGCACGGAGTTAGCCGATCCTTATTCTTACAGTACCGTCAGAACGCTACACGTAGCGTGGTTTCTTCCTGTATAAAAGCAGTTTACAACCCATAGGGCAGTCATCCTGCACGCGGCATGGCTGGATCAGAGTTGCCTCCATTGTCCAATATTCCTCACTGCTGCCTCCCGTAGGAGTCTGGTCCGTGTCTCAGTACCAGTGTGGGGGATCCCCCTCTCAGGGCCCCTACCTATCGTTGCCTTGGTATGCCGTTACCACACCAACTAGCTAATAGGACGCATAGTCATCTTTTGCCGTAACCTTTAATCATAAATACCATGCAGTAATATGATACTATACTGTATTAATCCAAATTTCTCTGGGCTATCCAGTAGCAAAAGGTAGATTCTATACGCGTTACGCACCCGTGCGCCGGTCGTCATCAAAAAAGCAAGCTTTTCTATGTTACCCCTCGACTTGCATGTGTTAGGCCTGCCGCTAGCGTTCATCCTGAGCCAGGATCAAACTCTTCATCGTTAAATTTTTATGCGCTACCTATAAGGTAACAGCTTTAACAACTAATTAGAATCTCTAGTACTCAAAATGGTCTATTCTCTTTGTTGAATTAAATCGTTTCCAATTCAATTCTTACGCTGTCAATTCAATATGTTTATGAACTTGTTTCTCTTTTCTTTAGCTCGTTTCCTTGCTAAGCGGGTGCAAATGTAAAACCCTTTTTTTAAACTCACAATGTTTTTTTGATATTTTTTTTAAAGTTTTTTTCGCTTTAAATCTTAACAA
This genomic interval from Tamlana carrageenivorans contains the following:
- a CDS encoding IS30 family transposase, with the translated sequence MVRKKTGRLTLKERIQIETLLTEKKNKSYIAITINRARSTVTREVNKWVQTDRDKYSAELAHWCAKDDYLNKRNIDKISKYPRLRIYVYRGLLSQWTPEQIAGRLKEEFPNDPIMSISHESIYRYIYAKPQASLNKKLIKLLVRKKTRRRPSKKRRRTGSKILNQVSIDLRPEHINLRNEIGHWKGDLMIGKDQKSAIGTIVERKSRYTLIIKLKARNSKEIAKMFSKELNKLDPIFKKSMTYDNGIEMARHETITKKTGMKIYFAHPYSSWERGTNENTNGLIRRYLPKGTDFNKIDLNTFIEIQEKLNNRPRKIIGFKTPNEVMIKELKIVA
- a CDS encoding IS4 family transposase, coding for MNAANKSKNFSGHPIIKQVLNFILPKDVHRTAKKHNSDRYTKKFTTYEHLATMVFTVISGCSSLREVSSIMLACEGKINHLGLTDFPKRSTLSDANRRRSSEVFADIYHLLYKRYHRFLSDSRPLEPAVKNLKIVDSSTIPLFSDILKGVGRNPLNGKKKGGIKMHTMINVMEDVPCLIKFSSAATHDHTFLKDLELKKGSYVVFDKGYVDYEQYQKWTLEDVYFVTRQKDNARYTSLEEFDISNKVDDAVLKDEKIGLTDKNGNAFSLRRIAFWHEKHQKVYEFITNNYDLDADKIADIYKNRWQIETMFKRLKQNFPLKYFLGDNQNAIEIQIWVSLIIQLIMLVIQRKAQRNWAYSNMMSVIRYHLMTYIDLFKFLKNPESLSKILCF
- a CDS encoding IS256 family transposase; its protein translation is MNSDLEKQLDALIGKISNKEDFDQVKEQLLKRGIESLLKAEMTAHLGFQKGGSVIENNQRNGFSEKTIKTHNGEQRIKIPRDRQASFEPVIVPKHQSISQELEDCIQLLYAKGMSNSDIIDFIESTYGVQYSTSQVSIITNQLLEDIKQWQNRPLEDVYPIVWIDAIHYKIRQEGKVISKACMIVLGVNTEGQQDILSMSIVETEKAAAWMSILDDLRSRGVKDIFFLCSDNLSGLDKAVEAIFPGSIRQICIVHQIRNSLKYVSYKDRKSIMVDIKAIYQADNEKFALEAFEVFKQNWEDKYLSAVQSWENNWDNLTSFLNYPKEIRKLIYTTNIIESFNASLRKYTRNKKVFPHDDAALKSIYLAAQSISKKWKKTRFKWGQIYNQLYICFPNRL
- a CDS encoding transposase; this encodes MYGLDGKKLQRQYRDYLSEFKDWEYLEQSTKWLVYPQNIGKRLSIDEIALSQGELYTVVTNKKAKGRAGSIVAIISGTKSEEVIKYLKKIPEGKRRLVEEITLVMAGGMKLIAKKSFPRAVQVIDRFHVQQLASDAVQDIRVKYRWQALELENEAIKTAKNNNYQPVVHFKLLLSDKKQN
- a CDS encoding ISAon1 family transposase N-terminal region protein, whose protein sequence is MSKDLLSLLLPDFLVAHFSFKNSSSKEDKLRLYFEEKNIIPNSFKTRKVESKGFHKEIIIEDFPLRGKLVYLHLKRRRWRDVDTKETLQRDWNNVAKGTRMTTEFAAFLKEINR